A single genomic interval of Heteronotia binoei isolate CCM8104 ecotype False Entrance Well chromosome 11, APGP_CSIRO_Hbin_v1, whole genome shotgun sequence harbors:
- the RHBDD3 gene encoding rhomboid domain-containing protein 3, with the protein MRLRRLLVRLWGLQRPPVASSTLMLLLCLFWLMGIGESLALVPGLLLKPFHAYRLVTYCLCHTDATCLLFNVMLFPLLGWHQELHLGTLCYLYASLLGATISALLYLLLAGLWGAQPAAAVGGYTPVHLAMLGYYQRQQKRRGILGAIPATLVAGVLLVLSQLLLPSSPFLLHASGLLTCLAYCAGFFFPLELSEKSLERWHNGIICRTLAGVSFLPFVMPPTTGLLPIADPAPRTERIPSVLELQAQPVFPRVFPSRPPTSSAPYWRGENIGLEQESRLPYTPVFPSPFPGPSGASNIPFSVLHESLVDEEMLQAGIQASLQDVTDGEIKLSKSSVSSLRLQQLQKMGFPTEQAVVALAATGHVEGAVSLLIGGHVGDAAVVTSESHSAHHKLMGPNQ; encoded by the exons ATGCGGCTCAGAAGGCTACTGGTCAGGCTGTGGGGATTGCAGCGCCCTCCAGTTGCTTCCTCCACCCTCATGCTGCTTCTCTGCCTCTTCTGGCTGATGGGCATTGGGGAAAGCTTGGCCTTAGTGCCCGGCCTGCTACTCAAGCCTTTCCATG CCTACCGCCTGGTGACCTACTGCTTGTGCCACACGGATGCCACCTGCCTTCTCTTCAATGTGATGCTCTTCCCACTGCTGGGATGGCATCAGGAGCTGCATCTGGGCACACTTTGCTACCTCTATGCTTCACTCCTTGGAGCCACCATCTCAGCTCTTCTGTACCTCCTGCTAgctggactgtggggtgcccaGCCTGCAGCTGCTGTTGGTGGCTACACACCCGTGCACCTAGCCATGCTGGGGTACTACCAAAGGCAACAAAAGCGGAGGGGGATCTTGGGAGCAATTCCAGCCACTCTTGTGGCTGGGGTGCTGCTTGTGCTCAGCCAACTTCTGTTGCCCAGCTCTCCTTTCCTCCTGCATGCCAGTGGGTTGCTGACATGCCTAGCTT ATTGTGCTGGATTTTTCTTCCCATTGGAACTGTCAGAGAAAAGCCTGGAAAGGTGGCACAATGGGATCATCTGCAGGACTCTGGCAGGGGTCTCTTTCCTCCCTTTTGTCATGCCCCCAACAACTGGACTTCTTCCAATAGCTGACCCAGCACCCAGAACTGAAAG AATTCCTTCTGTTCTGGAACTTCAAGCCCAACCAGTCTTCCCAAGAGTTTTTCCCAGCCGACCTCCAACTTCATCTGCCCCTTATTGGAGAGGAGAAAACATAGGACTGGAGCAGGAATCCAGGCTGCCATACACACCTGTTTTTCCATCTCCCTTCCCAGGCCCCTCTGGGGCTTCAAACATTCCCTTTTCAGTCCTGCATGAATCCCTGGTTGATGAAGAGATGCTACAGGCTGGAATCCAAGCCTCTTTGCAAGATGTGACTGATGGAGAAATAAAGCTATCAAAATCATCTGTCTCTTCTCTCCG GCTGCAGCAGCTCCAGAAGATGGGCTTCCCAACAGAGCAGGCAGTGGTGGCTCTGGCAGCCACAGGCCACGTAGAAGGTGCCGTCTCCTTGCTGATCGGAGGCCACGTGGGAGATGCAGCTGTGGTGACTTCAGAGAGCCATTCCGCTCACCACAAACTGATGGGTCCCAACCAGTGA